Within Vallitalea okinawensis, the genomic segment CAACACGATAGAAACTATCCCATATCTGATTAAGTTTTTCTTCATCAATATGGCTGCCTGTGTTCTTTACATTTATACGTATGCCATCCTTTACATCTTCTGTCCATATCGATATACTTCCGCCCTTAGGAGTGTGATTACAGGCATTACTTATAAAATTATCTATTACCTGTACGATACGTAATCTGTCCATCATTATTGAAACACCTTTAGCTTCTTTAACTGTGAAAACAATCTTCTTGTCTCTCATCATTTTTCGATAACGCATATTCAAGTCGGATAATAATTCCGATAATATAATTTCATCTTTTTCCAATGTAAACTCTTTTAATTGCATTTTTATAATCTGTACTAAATCCCTAACCATATTAGCCATTCGATCACTTTCATCTAGAATGATATCTAAATAACGTCCACGTTCATCATCTGAATCGGCTATGCCATACTTAATGCCATCAGCATAACTTTGTATGATACCAATAGGTGTTTTAAACTCGTGAGAAGCTATGGCTATAAACTCATTTTTCATTTCATCCACTCTCTTAAGTAATTCTACATCCAGTTTTAATTGCTCATTAGCTGTTTGAAGTGCATCGATATTCATACTTAATTCATCGGATATATGATTAATGTTTTCTCCAAGCCTCGCAATCTCATGTTCACCTTGTACATCAAATCTTCCGGAGAAATCTAAGCTGGCTATCTTCATAGTTTGTTTATGAAGATCACGAATCGGTTGTGTTAATCTACCAACTGCAACATATAAAAGTATACCTTCAATTAGTATGGTTATCATACTTACAATAAAAATAAAATTATTAGAAGCATTGACATTTTCCTTAACAATTGCTATGGGTTTTTGCAGCTGAATTACTCTTCCATCCTCTAAATTTATGATTAACTCCAATGCACGCAGCTCCCCTTGGAGAGTGCTAGAAATTCTAAAGATTAACTCATTACTACCTATGTATTCTCTATTGACTTCCTCATAAGTAAGCTGTCTTCCTACACCTGGAAGCACCCCTTGCCCAGGTGGTGGTATTGATGATACACCTTGTCTGTATTCAGGTGGTTGTTCTGGTAATGGCCCTTGTCCGTGTTCAGGTAGTACTCCTGGTGGTACTGCTTCTACATTGGGTTGCAGCAACCTCCCCTGTGATCCTAGGTCAAATAATAAAATCTCCCCAGGGTTCATCGTAGAGAAAATTCCAGTACCCATCACTCTTTCATTAATATATTCAGCCAATTCCACATCCTCTAATTTTACTGCATTTGCAATAATATCCTCTGCTAATTTGGATAGATTTTTCTGACTATCATGTATACTATAATCAAGAAAGAATACCTTGTTAGTGATGAGTATTAAAGCTATTGATACGATATTAAAAGATAAGAAGATGATAAAAAATCTTGTCTTAATCGATTTCATCTAATCCATCCTCCTCGAAGCAATAACCATACCTATAAATTGTCTTTATTCTGTTTCCTAGCTCACCCAATGCTGCCCTTAAACTCTTTATATGGGTATCAACAGTTCTTTTGTCTCCATCATATTCATATCCCCATACCCGATCTAAAATCTGTTCTCTACTTAGTGCTTGACCTTTATTCTTAACTAAGTATAATAATAGATTAAATTCTCGAGGTGTTAGATTCAACTTTTCACCATCAATCTCAACACTACGCCTATTCTCATCAAGTTCCATCCCTAACAGAGATAAAATCTGTTTCTCGTCTTTTTTCTTTCTTCTTAGCATTGCATTAATATGAGCCAGGAATAGTGGATAAGAAAAAGGTTTGGATATATAATCATCAGCTCCAATATTCATCCCTTTGATTTCATTGATATCATCACCTAGAGCTGTCAACATCATAATCGGTACATCTGACGTCTTACGAATTTCATTACATGTTTCAAAACCATCCATTTCTGGCATCATTACATCCAAAATAACCATATCAAAATTAGGATTATCTGCAAATAAAGCTAATGCCTCTAACCCATTTTTAGCTATGGTTACTTTGTAATCATTTTTCAAGAGAAAAGCTTTTACTATATCCCTATAACGCTGGTCATCTTCTGCATATAAAATTGTCTTCTTCACACAATCATTCCCTCTTTTATTTTCTCTTTTATTCCATACATACAATTAAGTAATCTTTAATATTAATGAGATGACTACCATTGTAGTAATCCCATTAATATCATAACATATGAAAGTGATGAAGTTGTGAACAATTTAAAAAGAGCTGAGAATACTCTCAACTCTTTCACTCATCAAATATTTATTTCTATAAATCAAAATACATTTCATACTCAACTGGACTTGGAACGATATGAACTCTGGCAGCATCTTTTCTTATACTCTTGATCTGATCTTTGATGATACCTTCTGAAAATACATCACCTTGTAATAGGAACTCATAGTCATTTTCTAAAGCATCTGCAGCTTCATCTAATGATTTTGGTAATCCTTTAATTTTAGCCTTTTCTTCTTTAGGTAAGTCAAAAATATTTACATCGTAAGGACCGAATCCCTCTTTCACTGGATCAATTTTGTTGTTGATACCATCTAGCATAGCCATCATTAGTGCTGAATAAGCTAAATAAGGATTAGCTGTTGCATCGGATGGTCTAAATTCAAAACGCTTAACTCCGGGCTTTTTAGCATAGCCAGGAATACGAATAACTGAACTTCTATTAGCTGTTGCGTAGCAGATACTTACTGGTGCTTCATAACCAGGAACAAGTCTCTTATAGGAGTTTGTACTTGGATTAGTAAATGCTAAAAGTGCTGCTGAATGTTTAAGGATGCCTCCAATTGCATAAAGAGCTGTATCACTTAACCCAGAGTAACCATTCTCGTCAAAGAAAATAGGTTCTCCTTCTTTGAATAACTGTAAGTGAACGTGCATACCATTACCTGCTTCGCCAAAGAATGGTTTCGGCATAAATGTAACTGTCTTATTGTTTCTAATAGCTTCATTTTTTAAGATGTATTTGGTTAACATGGTTCTGTCAGCCATTTCAAGTAAACCACCAAAACTCAATTCTATTTCTAACTGACCAGGACCACCTACTTCTGGATGATGGTACTTAACTGGAACGCCATTTTCTTCAAGCATTAACATCATGTTATTTCTTAATTCAAAGTTAACATCAAATGGAACATCTACATGATACCCTCTGTGATGAGGTACTTTATAGCCTAAATTTTTGGTATCTTTATTTCCTGTATTCCACTCTGCTTGTTCAGCATCTAAGTATACTTCCATATGGTTAGGTGATGTTTTGTAAGAAACATGATCTAATATATAGAATTCAAATTCTGGTCCATAAAAAGCTTGGTCAGCAACACCTGTTTCACTCATGTATCTTTCTGCTTTTTCAGCTACATATCTCGGATCGCCTTCGAATCTCTCTGTTTCTTCACCCAATGAATAGATATTTCCGATCATTGTTAATGTTGGTATTTCCATGAATGGATCCACAAAAGCACTACTTAAGTCAGGAATGAAAACCATGTCTGATTTTTCTACAGTTAAAAAACCATAGCTTGATCCGTCGAACCCAATACCATCTTCTAAAGTTTTCTCACTAAAACGTGTCACTGGAATGGTAAGATGATGCCATCTTCCAGCTAAATCTATCACCTTAAAATCGATTACTTTGATCTCATTATCTCTACAAAAATCTCTAAGTTCATTAATATTCTTAAACATGTTCATACCCCACTTATCAATAAATTAATTTTCTTCAAGGTTATACATCATGGTTTCCTTAAGCGTGGATAACGCTAAGTATGTATAGGTATTTTTAGCTACACTATTAATCTTATCAATGAGTTTCTCCAATTTCTTAGTGTTTTTTGCTTTTACCTTAATAAAGAAGCACGTATCCCCTGTGACTTTATGGCATTCCAAGACTTCAGGCATGTCTGTTAAAAACTTAGCCATCCCTTTGATGTCCATATCTCCAACTGGGACTGTGATGAAAGCGGTTATATCTAGACCAACCTTATCACCATCTATTATTGCCCCATAACCTTTAATAATACCTTCTTGCTCCAATTTTTTAATTCTTTCTTTCGTTCCAGTAGTAGAAAGCCCAATTTTTCTTCCTAACTCTGCAACACTAATTCTCCCATTTTTCTGAAGTTCCATAAGAATCAGATAATCATAAGTATCCATCTCTCACTTCCTTTCATAATTGCATTTTAAATCAATTCAACTAAATTTTCCATACATCATAGTCAATATGGTTATTTTTTTGGCTATTTTCTTTTAATCAAAATAATTTTTCATTTATAATTAGTCTATTAGCATAATTTAAAAACTAATAAGGCTAAAAGTAGGTAAAAAAAAACTGTTAACTCAACAGTTCTCTCTTTATCTATTCTATTTTCTTATACATATATCTGTTTCTCCCTGAATTCTTAGCTTTATAGAGTAGTTCATCTGCCTGATCAATAATTTGAATAGGAGAGAGTGCTTGACTTGGCATTGCCATAGCTATTCCCATACTCACTGTAACGCGTCCAAAATCATCATTATACTCATGTTTAATATCAAGTTTTGCCAACTCATCATTAATACGATCTGCTACTAATAATGCACCATCCATTGGGGTGTTTGGTAATACAATTATAAATTCTTCCCCACCAAATCTACCTACAAAATCTTCTGACCTCATTAAACTTTCCATAAGAACATTAGAGACATCTTTAAGTACTTCGTCTCCACTAACATGACCGTAATGATCATTGTAATTTTTAAAATGATCCATATCCAATAAGATGAGAGATAAAGGCAAATGGTACCGTGCACAGTTTTTCCAATGTATATTAAATAATCTTTCATACCCTCTTCTATTATAAGTCTGGGTTAAGCTATCTTCCATACTGATACTTTCTAATAACTGCTTTTCTTCTTCCATGCGATTAAGTTCTTCTACTTTAACAGCTAATTCTTCAGCTTGTTTTTCAATCAATCTTCTTTGAAGGTACATTTCTTTAAATATATTGACTTTACTTCTAAGTATTATCGGATCAAATGGCTTAAATAGATAGTCTACTGCCCCCACTTCATAGCCTCTAAAAATAGATTTTTGTTCTTTACTAATGGCTGTAACAAAAATAATAGGTATATGTTTTGTTTTCTCAATACTTCTTAGTAGTCTTGCAGCTTCAAAACCATCCATATTTGGCATCTGCACATCCATTAATATAACAGCAAAAGAATGAGATAAGCATAATTTTAAAGCTTCTTCTCCTGATATTGCCTTAACTAAATTTAGCTCTTTATCTGTTAAAACACTCTCCATGACAAGATGATTTTCTTTCTTGTCGTCTACTATAAGTATGTCAACCTTTTCATTCATAAACTTTCTCCTAATTCCCGTTCTTTTAATGCTCACTAGAAAAGTAATAAATTACTTCTCAAATCTATCATTAAAAAAAAATTTTTTTCTTTAGTAATATCATTTCATTATCATGAAATTATTTAAAGTAAGTGCTTCTATGTAAATTGTTATATTCTCTGTTTATTAACCTTTTTCGGTATACTTTCTGCTTGGCTTCATAAACTTCAAAATAACCCTGTGCTTCGTTAGTTTTTAAAGTTTCTTTTGATCCTAGACATAGGATCCCACCTTTGCATAGACTCTCATTGAATAATTTTATAACCCTATTCTGTAATTCATTGTTAAAGTAAATCATGACGTTTCTACATATAATCATATTCATTTCACCAAAGACTTGGTCTGTTACAACATTATGACAAGCAAAAATGATATTTTTCTTCAAAGATTGATGCATAATTATTGCATCATACTTAGCAGTGTAATAATCTGCAAAATTAACTTTCCCTCCGGCTTGAATATAATTACTTGTATAATCTTTGACTACCTCTAATGGATAGATGCCCTCTTTAGCTTTTTCAAGTATTTTTTCATTGAAATCAGTGGCATAAATCTGACATCGATCATACACCCCCTCTTCCTGAAGCATGATAGCCATTGAATAGACCTCTTCTCCAGTAGAGCATCCAGCATGCCAGATTTTAATCTTTGGATAGGTTTTCAGTAAAGGTATGATTTCCTTTCTAACATAGTCAAAAAACTCAGGATCTCTATACATCTCTGTTACATTGATTGAGAACTCAGGTAGTAAACTCTTAAAGTACGCATCATCTGTTAACATCTTATGCTGCATTTCTGAAATACTATTCAGGTTACTCATTAATAACTTATTCTTAATCCTTCGTTTCATATGAGACCAAGAGTAGTCTCGAAAATCATAACCATGTTTTAAATACATACCTTCAATAAATAGTTTAACTTCAATTTCTTCAGTGGTCATGATTGCTTCTTCTACTTTCTTCATACTAACCACACCTTAAGTAAAGATATGAGTTTGTCAATCTCTATTGGCTTGGTCATATAATCATTAGCACCTGCTTTTATACATTTATCCCTATCATCTTTCATAGCCTTGGCTGTTAATGCAATAATAGGTATCTTGTTTGCAGATTCAAGACCTCTTATTGTCCTTATTGCTTCATAACCATCCATCTTAGGCATCATGATATCCATTAAAATCAGATCAATGTTTTTAAACTCTTTATATGACTTAATAGCATCTTCGCCATTTTTAGCAACTATCACTTCAATGCCATATTGCTCGAGTACATTAAGTAAAGCAAATAGGTTGCGTTCATCATCGTCAACCAGTAATACTTTTTTATCACTGAATATATCCATATTTTCTATCTTGTTCTTAAGTCCCTTGGTTACTTGATTATTATCGGTTCCTGTGATAGCTATATAGTCTTCAATATTTTTATTAATGTCATGTAAAAATATGAGAACCTCATCAACTAATCGATCTTGTGATTTAGAACTTTTTAGAATAATGCTATCAGCATATTGGTTAATATCATCAACCTGTTGATCATCCATCTCTTCATCAGTATAAATAACTACTGGAACAGCGTACTCCAGCTCTTCTTTAAGTTGAACTAAGAAATCGACACCACTCATATCAGAGAGCTTAATATCAAGTACAACACATTGATAATCATCATTCTTCAAACACTCTAATCCTTCTCTTCCTGAAGTCACTTGTTGAAGCTCAACCTGCCCCATGTTTGTAAAGTATTCGAAGCTTTCTCCTCCACAATCACCTACGATCAATAATTGTTTTAATCCCTTTTGCTGTAACCCTTCTAGTTTAGCAAGCGTCTCGTAGATAGCCTTAATATCAACGGGCTTTTTTAAATAACCAATAATACTCTTTGGCATACTGCTGTTTTCATCACTCTCTGAACCAGAAATGATATGTATTGGAATATCCTTCGTTGTCTTATGTTGACCTAACTTCTTAGCTAAATCCATACCATTGATATCTGGAAGACCAATATCTAAAATAATAGCTGATGGTTGAATTGCTACGGCCTTATTAAAACCTGTTATTCCATCTAAAGCAATCTCAGCTTTATAACCTTTATCTTTAGCTATGTCCGCTAAAATGGTCGCAAAATTATTATCATCTTCTATAATGAGTAATGTCTTTACACGATCTTCTAGAGATAAAGATATTGCTTCTTCTTTATGAAGATCTTCATAGTTAATAGCATTATTAATGATCGTTCTAGAATCCATATTATCTTTAACTTTAGCTTGATTCATTTGTAGCTTTAGAGGAATCAAAATCGTAAATGTACTTCCTTTACCTACTTGACTATCTAATAATATATGACCACCAAGAGCATGTGCTAATTCAAGTGAAATCGTCAGCCCTAATCCTGTTCCTCCATATTGGCGGCTTGTTGTCCCATCTGATTGTCGGAAGGCTTCAAATATAACCTCTTTTTTGTCCTCAGGTATACCAATCCCTGTATCCTGAACTTCTATAGCTATGTAATCATTTAAGTTATCTATTACCATATTCTTATCAGACATCTTAGGCTTTTTAATAGCTAAAACCACTTCTCCTGTATGAGTGAACTTAATCGCATTAGATATTAAGTTTTTGATAACCTGAAGCAAACGCATACCATCACTAGTGATGGTTTCTGGTAGCCCATTTTCAAGTTCTGTCTTAAACTCAATCTGCTTAACCTCTGCAACTGGTTTAAATAGTTTATCACATTCACTTAAAATACCATTCAAGTTCAAATCCTCATGGTTGAGTTCAAGTCTACCAGCTTCAACTTTTGATAAATCAAGTACACTATTGATCAATGTTAACAAATCAGTCCCTGACGAATTAATGGTCGTTGCATACTCAAGCTCTTTCTCTGTTAATGGTTCCTTTGAATCACGATTAGATAGTAATTGAGATAAAATTAATATGCTATTTAATGGTGTTCGCAATTCATGGGACATGTTGGCTAAAAACTCCGACTTATAACGATTAATGGTCTCAAGTTCTTCTGCCTTATTTAAAATTAATTGTTGTGATGCAATAATCTCTTGATTTTTTTGATCTAATTCTTGCTTCTGCAGCTCTAATTCACGGGAATGTTGTTCTAATTCTTCATTAGATACTTTTAACTCTTCTTGTTGAGTCTGCAAACGCATTTCTGATTCTTTAAGAGCTACTGCCTGCTCCTCCAACTCTTCATTAGTCTGCCTAAGTTCTTCTTGCTGTACCTGTAACTCTTCAGCTTGATTCAAAGTTTTATTTAGCAACTCTTTCATTTGGATTCTTAGTTTTGCTGAGTTGATGGAAATACCAATAACATTTGCTAAAGCCTCTAATAGATTAATTTCTTCTCTTGTATAAGCCTTTAAACTTCCAATCTCAATAACACACATTAATTCTTCTTCGTACATACAAGGTAACACGATAATATTTTTAGGAACAGCTTCTCCTAAACCAGATTGAACAGCCACATAATCATCAGGTATCTCTGTTATAACAAATTTCTTCTTCTCAAGTGCCGCCTGTCCAACAAGACCATCCCCTGGTTGAAGAATCTTAGGCACACCTTTTCTGTTATGATAGGCAAATGAAGCTGTCATTGATAATTTATCTTCGTTATTGAGATAGAACGCACCAATATTCGCATCGATGTAATTGCATAAATAGCTAATAATCTTACTACTCAATGTAACAATATCTTCTTCATCCCTTAATAGATCATTTATATCTGATTGAGCAGTCTTTAACCAATTTTGATATCTGACATTATTCATAATGTCCTTTAACTTAATCATGAATTGATTGAATGATCCTGCCATTGTCCCTATTTCATCTTTACTTCTTTCATCAAGTCTAAAATCTAGATCCACATCACCTAAAGCTATCGCTTTGAAGGTTTCTGTTAAAGTCTGTATAGGAACTAGTACTAATTTAAGTAAACCAAGAGCTACTAATACTGAGAAGATTAATGCTATAAATGCTATAACCCCCATGGCACTTATCATCATGGTCACTTGACTTTCAATTTTTTCTTCATATATCTCTTCCTCCAAAATAATGGAGTTGTTTATTTCTTCTATAATTTTTGTTACATTAGTACCTATCTGATCCATCTCAAAAATCAATTGATCCATTTCCTTAATGAACTGACTTAGTTCTAACATCTCGTCGGAATAGATACTTAGATTCTTTTCAAGAGTATTTAAATCAGCGTTATATTGATAACCCTCAGTTTTATTTCTTAATTCATTTGCATACTCC encodes:
- a CDS encoding sensor histidine kinase, with product MKSIKTRFFIIFLSFNIVSIALILITNKVFFLDYSIHDSQKNLSKLAEDIIANAVKLEDVELAEYINERVMGTGIFSTMNPGEILLFDLGSQGRLLQPNVEAVPPGVLPEHGQGPLPEQPPEYRQGVSSIPPPGQGVLPGVGRQLTYEEVNREYIGSNELIFRISSTLQGELRALELIINLEDGRVIQLQKPIAIVKENVNASNNFIFIVSMITILIEGILLYVAVGRLTQPIRDLHKQTMKIASLDFSGRFDVQGEHEIARLGENINHISDELSMNIDALQTANEQLKLDVELLKRVDEMKNEFIAIASHEFKTPIGIIQSYADGIKYGIADSDDERGRYLDIILDESDRMANMVRDLVQIIKMQLKEFTLEKDEIILSELLSDLNMRYRKMMRDKKIVFTVKEAKGVSIMMDRLRIVQVIDNFISNACNHTPKGGSISIWTEDVKDGIRINVKNTGSHIDEEKLNQIWDSFYRVDKARSREMGGTGLGLSIVKGIIQAHGGKYGAENTEDGIVFYIILSVLNTIE
- a CDS encoding response regulator transcription factor, which produces MKKTILYAEDDQRYRDIVKAFLLKNDYKVTIAKNGLEALALFADNPNFDMVILDVMMPEMDGFETCNEIRKTSDVPIMMLTALGDDINEIKGMNIGADDYISKPFSYPLFLAHINAMLRRKKKDEKQILSLLGMELDENRRSVEIDGEKLNLTPREFNLLLYLVKNKGQALSREQILDRVWGYEYDGDKRTVDTHIKSLRAALGELGNRIKTIYRYGYCFEEDGLDEID
- the glnA gene encoding type I glutamate--ammonia ligase, which gives rise to MFKNINELRDFCRDNEIKVIDFKVIDLAGRWHHLTIPVTRFSEKTLEDGIGFDGSSYGFLTVEKSDMVFIPDLSSAFVDPFMEIPTLTMIGNIYSLGEETERFEGDPRYVAEKAERYMSETGVADQAFYGPEFEFYILDHVSYKTSPNHMEVYLDAEQAEWNTGNKDTKNLGYKVPHHRGYHVDVPFDVNFELRNNMMLMLEENGVPVKYHHPEVGGPGQLEIELSFGGLLEMADRTMLTKYILKNEAIRNNKTVTFMPKPFFGEAGNGMHVHLQLFKEGEPIFFDENGYSGLSDTALYAIGGILKHSAALLAFTNPSTNSYKRLVPGYEAPVSICYATANRSSVIRIPGYAKKPGVKRFEFRPSDATANPYLAYSALMMAMLDGINNKIDPVKEGFGPYDVNIFDLPKEEKAKIKGLPKSLDEAADALENDYEFLLQGDVFSEGIIKDQIKSIRKDAARVHIVPSPVEYEMYFDL
- a CDS encoding Lrp/AsnC family transcriptional regulator, which produces MDTYDYLILMELQKNGRISVAELGRKIGLSTTGTKERIKKLEQEGIIKGYGAIIDGDKVGLDITAFITVPVGDMDIKGMAKFLTDMPEVLECHKVTGDTCFFIKVKAKNTKKLEKLIDKINSVAKNTYTYLALSTLKETMMYNLEEN
- a CDS encoding GGDEF domain-containing response regulator, which produces MNEKVDILIVDDKKENHLVMESVLTDKELNLVKAISGEEALKLCLSHSFAVILMDVQMPNMDGFEAARLLRSIEKTKHIPIIFVTAISKEQKSIFRGYEVGAVDYLFKPFDPIILRSKVNIFKEMYLQRRLIEKQAEELAVKVEELNRMEEEKQLLESISMEDSLTQTYNRRGYERLFNIHWKNCARYHLPLSLILLDMDHFKNYNDHYGHVSGDEVLKDVSNVLMESLMRSEDFVGRFGGEEFIIVLPNTPMDGALLVADRINDELAKLDIKHEYNDDFGRVTVSMGIAMAMPSQALSPIQIIDQADELLYKAKNSGRNRYMYKKIE
- a CDS encoding CheR family methyltransferase; protein product: MKKVEEAIMTTEEIEVKLFIEGMYLKHGYDFRDYSWSHMKRRIKNKLLMSNLNSISEMQHKMLTDDAYFKSLLPEFSINVTEMYRDPEFFDYVRKEIIPLLKTYPKIKIWHAGCSTGEEVYSMAIMLQEEGVYDRCQIYATDFNEKILEKAKEGIYPLEVVKDYTSNYIQAGGKVNFADYYTAKYDAIIMHQSLKKNIIFACHNVVTDQVFGEMNMIICRNVMIYFNNELQNRVIKLFNESLCKGGILCLGSKETLKTNEAQGYFEVYEAKQKVYRKRLINREYNNLHRSTYFK
- a CDS encoding response regulator → MKLIRNMKLRSKMVFGFSLVMILMLAALSFGLFGLLNNSQQFADFRIIANEVKMAEKIQTELLSSRISFNNFVASGNEEMAYTFDEQYYHMEQYIADFIRLSRNNDRVQYVSTIEKELKNYNVGFKHIKELDEKSYQIYDDIVTTGTEMVDAIKHIKDIAYAEENEVILDLAANSLQYLLTARLYASKYYDFHEEENFESYIDNYVLFMEYANELRNKTEGYQYNADLNTLEKNLSIYSDEMLELSQFIKEMDQLIFEMDQIGTNVTKIIEEINNSIILEEEIYEEKIESQVTMMISAMGVIAFIALIFSVLVALGLLKLVLVPIQTLTETFKAIALGDVDLDFRLDERSKDEIGTMAGSFNQFMIKLKDIMNNVRYQNWLKTAQSDINDLLRDEEDIVTLSSKIISYLCNYIDANIGAFYLNNEDKLSMTASFAYHNRKGVPKILQPGDGLVGQAALEKKKFVITEIPDDYVAVQSGLGEAVPKNIIVLPCMYEEELMCVIEIGSLKAYTREEINLLEALANVIGISINSAKLRIQMKELLNKTLNQAEELQVQQEELRQTNEELEEQAVALKESEMRLQTQQEELKVSNEELEQHSRELELQKQELDQKNQEIIASQQLILNKAEELETINRYKSEFLANMSHELRTPLNSILILSQLLSNRDSKEPLTEKELEYATTINSSGTDLLTLINSVLDLSKVEAGRLELNHEDLNLNGILSECDKLFKPVAEVKQIEFKTELENGLPETITSDGMRLLQVIKNLISNAIKFTHTGEVVLAIKKPKMSDKNMVIDNLNDYIAIEVQDTGIGIPEDKKEVIFEAFRQSDGTTSRQYGGTGLGLTISLELAHALGGHILLDSQVGKGSTFTILIPLKLQMNQAKVKDNMDSRTIINNAINYEDLHKEEAISLSLEDRVKTLLIIEDDNNFATILADIAKDKGYKAEIALDGITGFNKAVAIQPSAIILDIGLPDINGMDLAKKLGQHKTTKDIPIHIISGSESDENSSMPKSIIGYLKKPVDIKAIYETLAKLEGLQQKGLKQLLIVGDCGGESFEYFTNMGQVELQQVTSGREGLECLKNDDYQCVVLDIKLSDMSGVDFLVQLKEELEYAVPVVIYTDEEMDDQQVDDINQYADSIILKSSKSQDRLVDEVLIFLHDINKNIEDYIAITGTDNNQVTKGLKNKIENMDIFSDKKVLLVDDDERNLFALLNVLEQYGIEVIVAKNGEDAIKSYKEFKNIDLILMDIMMPKMDGYEAIRTIRGLESANKIPIIALTAKAMKDDRDKCIKAGANDYMTKPIEIDKLISLLKVWLV